From a region of the Mycolicibacterium sp. MU0050 genome:
- a CDS encoding trypsin, producing the protein MASGAILAAVIAVAFVALVFWPNPTVPADQPNMSQVMTGTSNDWLSFDDFVPGTAIAADDADNDEYECTLGFLGRDGSDAAIGFTAGHCARPGDGSPYFTRTGDEDDAVELGRFTTVQTALTPDKVVETGSDGWSDFAVIEIDPALAESAEGNARIAGVYRVTKVLDHEYLLNNNVTLCKFGFVSGETCGKVSGHDHLTVEAELYSASGDSGSPAYVKLGNDEVAAVGILRGSPEGEDNYTEFSLLAPILEATGSSIFCDDPTCHGH; encoded by the coding sequence GTGGCCAGTGGGGCAATCCTGGCGGCGGTGATCGCGGTGGCATTCGTCGCGTTGGTGTTCTGGCCGAATCCCACTGTGCCGGCTGATCAACCGAACATGTCGCAGGTGATGACCGGAACGAGCAACGATTGGTTGTCCTTCGATGACTTCGTTCCCGGCACGGCAATCGCTGCCGACGACGCCGACAACGACGAGTACGAGTGCACGCTCGGATTCCTCGGGCGTGATGGTTCAGATGCGGCGATCGGTTTCACCGCGGGCCACTGTGCCCGTCCGGGCGACGGTTCACCGTACTTCACCCGAACTGGCGATGAGGACGATGCCGTTGAGCTTGGCCGTTTCACGACGGTCCAGACCGCCCTCACGCCGGACAAGGTCGTGGAGACCGGTTCGGACGGGTGGTCGGACTTCGCGGTGATCGAAATCGACCCGGCGCTGGCTGAATCGGCGGAAGGAAACGCCAGGATCGCTGGGGTGTACCGGGTGACCAAGGTGCTCGATCACGAGTATCTGTTGAACAACAACGTGACTCTATGCAAGTTCGGATTCGTCAGCGGCGAAACCTGCGGCAAGGTTTCCGGACACGACCACCTCACTGTGGAAGCCGAATTGTATTCCGCCTCAGGAGATTCTGGCTCACCCGCGTACGTGAAACTCGGCAACGACGAAGTCGCCGCCGTTGGAATCTTGCGGGGCTCCCCCGAGGGAGAAGACAACTACACCGAGTTCTCCCTGCTCGCGCCGATACTCGAAGCAACGGGCTCATCCATTTTCTGTGACGATCCGACGTGCCACGGACACTGA
- a CDS encoding arabinosyltransferase domain-containing protein: MTDTQTVPPPADAAPGTGKDVAVARWVAMIAGLVGFVLAVATPLLPVVQTTAQLNWPQGGQFGNVTAPLISQAPVSLTATIPCQVIRDLPPAGAMVLGTAPAEGKDAALNGLFVNVTAQRVDITDRNVVVASVPRERVAGPDCERIEITSSEDGTFAEFVGLSQRDGSPQRTGFADPNLRPAIVGVFTELSGPAPPGLSFSATIDTRFSSTPTPLKLAAMLLAILATGIAVLALWRLDRVDGRRMRRLIPGRWRTFTAVDATVISAFLIWYVAGANSSDDGYILGMARVADHAGYMSNYFRWFGSPEDPFGWYYNLLALMTHVSTASIWMRLPDLVAALVCWLLLSREVLPRFGPAVVASRPALWAAGMVLLGAWMPFNNGLRPEGQIAVGALITYVLIERAITSGRLTPAALAIITAAFTLGIQPTGLIAVAALIAGGRPLLRILVRRRRVVGLWPLLLPLLAAGTVVLTVVFADQTFATVLEATRIRTAIGPSQEWYTENLRYYYLILPTVDGSLSRRFGFLITALSLFAAMFIMLRRKRISGVARGPAWRLMGVIFATMFVLMFTPTKWVHHFGLFAAVGAAVAALATVLVSRTVLRWSRNRMAFVTALLFVLALCWSTTNGWWYVSSFGVPFNNDKPAIAGITVSTIFFALFVISAVYTAWLHFAPRDRGEGRLARAVTAAPIPIAAGFMVVVFVASMLIGAVRQYPTYSNAWANLRAFTGGCGLADDVLVEPDPNDGFLRPVGGPFGTLGPLGGETPVGFTAGGVPEKIVAEAIRLNRVVPGSDYDWDQPEELERPGINGSTVPLPYGLDPARVPLAGSYVTGPQQPSTLTSAWYELPPEDDGHPLVVITAAGTITGNSVFNGRTEGQTVELEYGRPGPDGAPEALGRLVPYDLGPAPSWRNLRFPRAQIPSDATFVRVVADDASLTPGDWIAVTPPRVPELRSIQEYVGSEQPVLMDWAVGLAFPCQQPMLHANGVTEVPNYRITPDYNAKRLDTDTWQDGINGGLLGISDLLLRQHVMATYLSQDWGRDWGSLRRFVTIVDATPAEIDLGSATRSGLWKPGEIRIKP; the protein is encoded by the coding sequence ATGACCGACACGCAGACCGTTCCCCCGCCGGCCGACGCCGCCCCCGGCACCGGCAAGGACGTCGCCGTGGCCCGCTGGGTCGCGATGATCGCCGGGCTGGTCGGCTTCGTGCTGGCCGTCGCCACCCCGCTGCTGCCGGTGGTGCAGACCACCGCGCAGCTGAACTGGCCCCAGGGCGGCCAGTTCGGCAACGTCACCGCGCCGCTGATCTCGCAGGCGCCGGTGTCTCTGACCGCGACCATTCCCTGCCAGGTCATCCGCGACCTGCCCCCGGCCGGGGCGATGGTGCTCGGCACCGCGCCGGCCGAGGGTAAGGATGCCGCGCTCAACGGCCTGTTCGTCAATGTGACCGCCCAGCGCGTCGACATCACCGACCGCAACGTGGTGGTGGCCAGCGTGCCGCGGGAGCGGGTCGCCGGGCCGGACTGCGAGCGCATCGAGATCACCTCGTCGGAGGACGGCACCTTCGCCGAGTTCGTCGGGCTCAGCCAGCGCGACGGCAGCCCGCAGCGCACCGGCTTCGCCGACCCGAACCTGCGCCCGGCGATCGTCGGGGTGTTCACCGAGCTGAGCGGGCCCGCCCCGCCCGGGCTGTCGTTCTCGGCGACCATCGACACCCGGTTCTCCAGCACGCCGACCCCGTTGAAGCTCGCCGCGATGCTGCTGGCGATCCTTGCCACCGGGATCGCGGTGCTGGCGCTGTGGCGGCTGGACCGGGTCGACGGCCGGCGGATGCGGCGGCTGATCCCGGGCCGCTGGCGCACCTTCACCGCCGTGGACGCGACGGTGATCTCGGCGTTTTTGATCTGGTACGTCGCCGGCGCCAACTCCTCGGACGACGGCTACATCCTGGGCATGGCCCGGGTCGCCGACCACGCCGGCTACATGTCGAACTACTTCCGCTGGTTCGGCAGCCCGGAGGACCCGTTCGGCTGGTACTACAACCTGCTGGCGCTGATGACCCACGTCAGCACGGCCAGCATCTGGATGCGGCTACCGGATCTGGTTGCCGCGCTGGTGTGTTGGCTGCTGCTGTCCCGCGAGGTGCTGCCCCGGTTCGGGCCGGCGGTGGTGGCGAGCCGGCCGGCCCTGTGGGCGGCGGGCATGGTGCTGCTCGGGGCGTGGATGCCGTTCAACAACGGGCTGCGGCCCGAGGGGCAGATCGCCGTCGGCGCCCTGATCACCTACGTGCTGATCGAACGCGCGATCACCTCCGGCCGGCTCACCCCCGCGGCGCTGGCGATCATCACCGCCGCCTTCACCCTCGGCATCCAGCCCACCGGGTTGATCGCGGTGGCCGCGCTGATCGCCGGTGGCCGCCCCCTCCTGCGCATCCTGGTGCGGCGCCGCCGCGTCGTCGGGCTCTGGCCACTGCTGTTACCGCTGCTGGCCGCCGGCACCGTGGTGCTCACCGTGGTCTTCGCCGACCAGACGTTCGCGACGGTGTTGGAGGCCACCCGGATTCGCACCGCGATCGGCCCCAGCCAGGAGTGGTACACCGAGAACCTGCGGTACTACTACCTGATCCTGCCGACGGTGGACGGGTCGCTGTCGCGGCGGTTCGGCTTCCTGATCACCGCGCTGTCGCTGTTCGCCGCCATGTTCATCATGTTGCGCCGCAAGCGGATCTCCGGTGTGGCCCGCGGGCCGGCCTGGCGGCTGATGGGTGTCATCTTCGCCACCATGTTCGTGCTGATGTTCACCCCCACCAAGTGGGTGCACCACTTCGGGCTGTTCGCGGCGGTGGGCGCCGCGGTGGCCGCGCTGGCCACGGTGCTTGTGTCCCGCACCGTGCTGCGGTGGTCCCGTAACCGGATGGCGTTCGTCACCGCGCTGCTGTTCGTGCTGGCGCTGTGCTGGTCGACGACCAACGGCTGGTGGTACGTCTCGAGCTTCGGTGTGCCGTTCAACAACGACAAGCCGGCCATCGCCGGAATCACGGTCAGCACCATCTTTTTCGCGCTGTTCGTCATCTCGGCGGTGTACACCGCGTGGCTGCATTTCGCACCGCGGGACCGCGGCGAGGGCCGCCTGGCCCGGGCCGTGACCGCCGCGCCGATCCCGATCGCAGCGGGCTTCATGGTGGTGGTCTTCGTGGCCTCGATGCTGATCGGCGCGGTGCGCCAGTACCCGACCTACTCCAACGCCTGGGCCAACCTGCGCGCGTTCACCGGCGGCTGCGGGCTGGCCGACGACGTCCTGGTGGAACCGGATCCCAACGACGGATTCCTGCGGCCGGTCGGTGGCCCGTTCGGCACCCTGGGGCCGCTGGGCGGCGAGACGCCGGTGGGCTTCACCGCCGGCGGCGTGCCGGAAAAGATTGTCGCCGAGGCCATTCGGCTCAACCGGGTGGTTCCCGGCTCGGACTACGACTGGGATCAGCCCGAGGAACTCGAGCGCCCCGGGATCAACGGTTCCACCGTGCCGCTGCCCTACGGGCTGGACCCCGCGCGGGTGCCGCTGGCCGGGAGCTACGTGACCGGGCCGCAGCAGCCCAGCACGCTGACCTCGGCCTGGTACGAGCTGCCGCCCGAGGACGACGGCCATCCGCTGGTGGTCATCACCGCCGCGGGCACCATCACCGGCAACAGCGTCTTCAACGGCCGCACCGAGGGTCAGACCGTCGAACTCGAGTACGGCCGCCCCGGACCCGACGGCGCCCCCGAGGCGCTGGGCCGGCTGGTGCCCTACGACCTGGGCCCGGCGCCGTCGTGGCGCAACCTGCGCTTCCCGCGCGCCCAGATCCCGTCGGACGCAACGTTTGTCCGGGTAGTCGCCGACGACGCGTCGTTGACCCCGGGCGACTGGATCGCCGTCACGCCCCCGCGGGTGCCCGAACTGCGCTCCATCCAGGAGTACGTCGGTTCCGAGCAGCCGGTGCTGATGGACTGGGCCGTGGGCCTGGCCTTCCCGTGCCAGCAGCCGATGCTGCACGCCAACGGCGTCACCGAGGTGCCGAACTACCGGATCACCCCGGACTACAACGCCAAGCGGCTGGACACCGACACCTGGCAGGACGGCATCAACGGCGGCCTGCTGGGCATCAGCGACCTGCTGCTGCGTCAGCACGTGATGGCTACCTACCTGTCGCAGGACTGGGGCCGGGATTGGGGCTCGCTGCGCCGCTTCGTGACCATCGTCGACGCGACGCCCGCCGAGATCGACCTGGGCAGCGCGACACGTTCCGGGCTGTGGAAACCGGGCGAGATCCGCATCAAGCCGTAG
- a CDS encoding arabinosyltransferase domain-containing protein, with amino-acid sequence MPDLPPEQFDEQRTSARKRPGANNTARLIAVVAGIAGILLCGLVPLLPVNQTNATISWPQAPGADGFVSDVTAPLVSGAPRTLDVSIPCAAVGTLPDEGGLVFSTIPERGIDASRNGLFVRANSDVVFVAFRDSVAAAAPRAEVDAGACSTLNIWANAGEVGADFVGLPGAAGTLAPERKPQVAGLFTELQVPPQPGLSAVVDIDTRFISSPSTLKLAVMVLGVACVIASIIALALLNRRSAHAVRHAWRRFTRVGLATWLADLGVIGTLSVWHVIGATSSDDGYNATIARISGEAGYTANYFRYFGASEAPFDWYQSVLAQLAAISPHGVWLRMPATLAGIAAWLILSRWALPRLGRALAVNRVTVWTTAAVFLAAWLPFNNGLRPEPLIAFGVLAIWALVENAIATRRLWLAAVAIVVAVFSVTTAPQGLIAVAPLLVGARALARIVRERRVLDGLAAQLAPLGAALALIFVVVFRDQTLATVAESARIKYTVGPTIAWYQDFLRYYFLTVEESVDGSLTRRFAVLLMLLCLFGVLAVLLRRGKVPGAANGPVWRLIGATAVGLLLLTFTPTKWAVQFGAFAGLAGALGGVTAFAFSRVGLHSRRNLALYVTALLFVVAWATSGINGWFYTGNYGVPWWDRQPVLAGQPVTTMFLVLAIVCALLAGWLHFRIDYAGHTEVANTRRNRVLASTPMLIVAMLMVLLQVGSMAKGFVQRYPVYTTGKANLAALTGSSCAMADDVLVEADTNAGMLEPVPGQQFGEYGPLGGEDPTGFTPNGISEILEPAEPVTANPGLVNSDGSPNKPNVGVGYAAGTGGGYGPVGVNGSRVFLPFGLDPQRTPVLGSYGENRAAAAATSAWYALPPRTPDRPLVTVAAAGAIWYYDEEGGFNYGQSLKLQWGVHHPDGSYTELDEVQPIDIVAQKAWRNLRFPLSWAPPEANVARIVADDPNLSEDQWFGFTPPRVPVLQTAQEFLGSDTPVLMDIATAANFPCQRPFAERLGVAELPEYRILPNFKQVVTSSNQWQSAQDGGPFLFIQALLSTATVPTYLRDDWYRDWGSIERYLRVVPADEAPDAVIDTATQQVSGWHRTGPIRALP; translated from the coding sequence GTGCCAGACCTCCCACCCGAGCAGTTCGACGAGCAGCGTACTTCTGCGAGGAAGAGGCCGGGCGCCAACAACACAGCCCGCCTCATCGCCGTCGTCGCGGGCATCGCCGGGATACTGCTGTGCGGGCTGGTTCCGCTGTTGCCGGTCAACCAGACCAACGCCACCATCTCCTGGCCGCAGGCCCCGGGTGCGGACGGCTTCGTCAGCGACGTCACCGCGCCGCTGGTCTCCGGCGCGCCCCGCACCCTCGACGTGTCCATCCCGTGCGCGGCCGTCGGGACGCTGCCGGACGAGGGCGGGCTGGTGTTCTCCACCATCCCGGAGCGCGGCATCGACGCCAGCCGCAACGGCTTGTTCGTCCGCGCCAACAGCGACGTCGTGTTCGTGGCGTTCCGCGACTCGGTCGCGGCCGCCGCGCCGCGCGCCGAGGTGGACGCCGGCGCCTGCAGCACCCTGAACATCTGGGCCAACGCCGGTGAGGTGGGCGCGGACTTCGTCGGCCTGCCCGGCGCCGCGGGAACCCTGGCCCCCGAAAGGAAGCCGCAGGTCGCCGGTCTGTTCACCGAGCTGCAGGTGCCGCCGCAGCCGGGGCTATCGGCCGTCGTGGACATCGACACCCGGTTCATCAGCTCGCCGAGCACCCTGAAGCTCGCGGTGATGGTCCTCGGGGTGGCCTGCGTGATCGCCTCGATCATCGCGCTGGCGCTGTTGAACCGGCGCTCGGCGCACGCGGTGCGGCACGCCTGGCGCCGGTTCACCCGGGTGGGCCTGGCCACCTGGCTGGCCGACCTCGGCGTCATCGGCACGTTGTCGGTGTGGCACGTCATCGGCGCGACGTCGTCCGACGACGGCTACAACGCGACCATCGCCCGCATCTCCGGCGAGGCCGGCTACACCGCCAACTACTTCCGCTACTTCGGGGCCAGTGAGGCCCCCTTCGACTGGTATCAGTCGGTGCTCGCGCAGCTGGCCGCGATCAGCCCGCACGGGGTGTGGCTGCGCATGCCCGCGACGCTGGCCGGCATCGCGGCCTGGCTGATCCTCAGCCGGTGGGCGCTGCCCCGGCTGGGCCGGGCGCTGGCCGTCAACCGGGTGACGGTGTGGACCACCGCCGCGGTGTTCCTCGCGGCCTGGTTGCCGTTCAACAACGGGTTGCGGCCCGAGCCGCTGATCGCGTTCGGCGTGCTGGCCATCTGGGCGCTGGTGGAGAACGCGATCGCCACCCGCCGGCTGTGGCTGGCCGCGGTCGCGATCGTCGTCGCCGTGTTCAGCGTGACGACGGCGCCGCAGGGTCTGATCGCCGTCGCGCCGCTGCTGGTCGGTGCCCGCGCGCTGGCCCGGATCGTCCGGGAGCGCCGCGTGCTCGACGGTCTGGCAGCCCAGCTGGCCCCGCTGGGCGCGGCGCTGGCGCTGATCTTCGTGGTGGTGTTCCGCGACCAGACCCTGGCCACCGTCGCCGAGTCGGCCCGCATCAAGTACACCGTGGGCCCGACCATCGCCTGGTACCAGGACTTCCTGCGCTATTACTTCCTGACCGTGGAGGAGAGCGTCGACGGCTCGCTGACCCGGCGCTTCGCGGTGCTGCTGATGCTGCTGTGCCTGTTCGGGGTGCTGGCGGTGTTGCTGCGCCGCGGCAAGGTGCCCGGCGCCGCCAACGGCCCGGTGTGGCGGTTGATCGGCGCCACCGCGGTGGGCCTGCTGCTGCTGACGTTCACCCCGACCAAGTGGGCGGTGCAGTTCGGCGCGTTCGCCGGGCTGGCGGGCGCCCTGGGCGGTGTCACCGCGTTCGCGTTCTCCCGGGTGGGTCTGCACAGCCGACGCAACCTCGCGCTGTACGTGACCGCACTGCTGTTCGTGGTCGCCTGGGCCACCTCCGGGATCAACGGCTGGTTCTACACCGGCAACTACGGAGTGCCGTGGTGGGACCGCCAGCCGGTGCTGGCCGGCCAGCCGGTGACGACCATGTTCCTGGTGCTGGCCATCGTGTGCGCGCTGCTGGCCGGCTGGCTGCACTTCCGGATCGACTACGCCGGGCACACCGAGGTGGCCAACACCCGCCGCAACCGGGTGCTCGCGTCCACCCCGATGCTGATCGTGGCGATGCTGATGGTGCTGCTGCAGGTGGGCTCCATGGCCAAGGGCTTCGTGCAGCGCTACCCCGTCTACACCACCGGCAAGGCCAACCTGGCCGCGCTGACCGGATCCAGCTGCGCCATGGCCGACGATGTGCTGGTCGAGGCCGACACCAACGCGGGCATGCTGGAACCGGTGCCGGGCCAGCAGTTCGGCGAGTACGGCCCGCTCGGCGGCGAGGACCCGACCGGCTTCACGCCCAACGGCATCAGCGAGATCCTCGAGCCCGCCGAGCCCGTCACCGCCAACCCCGGCCTGGTGAACTCCGACGGTTCGCCCAACAAGCCGAACGTCGGCGTCGGCTACGCCGCGGGCACCGGCGGCGGCTACGGACCCGTCGGCGTCAACGGCTCGCGGGTGTTCCTGCCGTTCGGGCTGGACCCGCAACGCACGCCGGTGTTGGGCAGCTACGGCGAGAACCGCGCCGCCGCGGCGGCCACCTCGGCCTGGTACGCGCTGCCGCCCCGGACCCCGGACCGCCCGCTGGTGACCGTCGCCGCGGCCGGCGCCATCTGGTACTACGACGAAGAGGGCGGATTCAACTACGGCCAGTCGCTCAAGCTGCAGTGGGGCGTGCACCATCCCGACGGCAGCTACACCGAGCTCGACGAGGTCCAGCCCATCGACATCGTCGCCCAAAAGGCTTGGCGCAATCTGCGTTTCCCGCTGTCGTGGGCGCCGCCGGAGGCCAACGTCGCGCGCATCGTCGCCGACGACCCGAACCTGTCCGAGGATCAGTGGTTCGGCTTCACCCCGCCACGGGTGCCGGTGCTGCAGACCGCGCAGGAGTTCCTCGGCTCGGACACGCCGGTGCTGATGGACATCGCCACGGCCGCCAACTTCCCCTGCCAACGTCCCTTCGCCGAGCGCCTCGGCGTGGCCGAGCTCCCGGAGTACCGCATCCTGCCCAACTTCAAGCAGGTGGTGACGTCGTCGAACCAGTGGCAGTCCGCCCAGGACGGCGGGCCGTTCCTGTTCATCCAGGCGCTGCTGAGCACGGCCACCGTCCCGACCTATCTGCGCGACGACTGGTACCGCGACTGGGGTTCCATCGAGCGCTACCTCCGCGTCGTCCCCGCCGACGAGGCACCCGACGCCGTCATCGACACCGCAACCCAGCAGGTGTCCGGCTGGCACCGCACCGGACCGATCAGGGCACTCCCATGA